Genomic DNA from Porites lutea chromosome 4, jaPorLute2.1, whole genome shotgun sequence:
caggataaccccttttttggggttactttaacccctaatttaactccgaatgtggggtcatttttactcctcaATAtttggggtcacttttactcctgaaaaagagttctgtaaactcctttttggagttaaagtaactccccaaaaaataactccactgtaaggagtttaattagccccactagaggagttattataactccttgaaaattactgtgcgtCCCTTTCTGTGTGGAAGCTCCGCCGGACGTCTAAATAAAGGCCTACGCCAAaggtcgaacttttcatgagacgaaccgggccaaactctaatttgggtagacctaaattaagttaagatcgtctgttgggtcagacgtcgaacttaggacgcgtcgaaccaatcaactgaatcagaccaaaaggCAATTTTAATAAACTTTCCCCCGAACGAAGCTAACTATACCCATTATCATacacatttttaatttattagtttagttcctCGCATGTGTTGAAGTCggacgtttgtcccggagacgatcctGAGACGTTCTGTCCGTCTGAAGCATACCGATAGAACGTGTTCACTGTTGGACGACCCAAACTCACTCAGACTAACTTACTGAGCCAGATGTCTAACCTTTGACGAACTTAACTCAccaagtttggttcgtctcatgaaaagttcgacgtttggcctggCTTAAGCTTGCAAAAACTACAACCACGGCCTTATGCAAAGAGATTGCGAGTTTTGTTGAGGAACTAGATTTtagatacagtaaaaacccgcaactaagaacctacatttttaggagttagcctaaacaggttttcatataaatggtagttagcagaattttaggctatttaggttcttaaaatggGGTCCCaatcctggagaaaaaacaattaaaacacagCTGCAAACAAATTGGTCATTAGCctatacttttattttcttcagccccaccccaccccccgcccccctcccccccaaaatatttaataatatatcaatttatacatttacatgtatttatatgCTTTGCCGAGCTGTACAAAGCTTTAACTGTAACAATAATATTCAGGATAATATTCAGAACAGGGCCCACAACGAtggcaatctgctttttttgcttcaaatatgattcttgcaatgcagctgtaatgtactagtatgattttagaaaataagaacctgttttaaatttcttaggctaaataggttcttgcTTATAGGGGGTATAAATGACCAATCttaggctaacaggttcttaatttttaggttcttagttgcgggtttttactgtagttgaAACTAGCAAGAATAAACTAGAAATAAGATATAATCATTTTTGTAAGGGCACacatccggatatttttgaaaacagcgTTTTTGTCTCCGTTTTAGCCGTCCGTCTACAAGTCAACAGGTAAACAGCGTTTATCGGGAGCCGAACACGCTGGTTTTCAAAAGCGGTCCCCAGAATGGAGAGGTTTAGAAACGCCACACTCTCGTTTACCTTTGGACGaacgaaaacggaggttttcgaaTACACTAATGTCATACACTATATTACTACAGGAGCTCCATCGTATTTCTatcgttttagcgttttcatgTGGACGGGTGAAAACGATTTAAGTACGCTACATGCGGACTCgtatttttttgagaaaaaagaaaataatcccCCTTTTCGAAAATATCTGGATACGTTTGGAGAGGGCCTAACTGATGACTGTCGTAGCCTTGTATACGCTGTTTACACGCTACGTACATCGCATGCGAAAAAGTTTTACCTTTTAGACCCGCCGATAATGACATCACTAATAACATTCGCTATATTTTCCGTCTCTTTTTCAGCGTCACCGTGTTTCTATCCCAGAAGAGGAGTGTCAGAGACGAGTTCCTCGACGCTCCCTGGCCTTTTTTGTACATCCTGACGATGACACCATAATAAAGTGCCTAGATGGGTCTGAGAAGTACCCATCAATAACGGCCTATGATTACCTGTGGCAGAGACTAAATGCAACTTATGAATACTAATAAGAATAAGATAGATGTATACCAACTAGTTTGATTTCATCGATAATTTTAAAAGCCAAAGTTTTTGTAGAAAATAGATAAAGTCAATTTTTCCCACTCTACCCGGAAGGAAACACACACACACCTAGACTTATTTGCAACGAACGGCCATACATACGTATATCTCAGAAAGCAACTCGCAGTTAGCCGACCCAGCCATCCGGTCCGTACCGGCAAAATAGCTGTTTCTCCCTGTTCTGTGATACTACACTGTCAGAAATACCATTTAGCCTTATTAGATAAATAGCgtgaaataatgaataaaagACGCCTTGATTGGTTGCAATTTGCagtattaaaatttattttcttatgaTGTTTATATCTCTCATTAAAGCGAACTATGCACGAAAATCCCGCAAGACTTTCAGGACTTTGAAGTTGTCAGTTCGTGGATAAAAAGCAGCTGTAATTTGGGCATTTTAATCTAATGAGAGAGTTCATGCAAGGTTTTTGAACAGCAAAGATTATCAAAGGGCCGTCACTAAAATAGACCCTTTGCCCTTTCTAGCTTAGTTTTAGCTACCGACCTAATAACacaactgaaagaaaaaaaaagcctgaaactgagagaaaagTTCTTAAAATTACATCGGTGCTTGATTTCTAATATGCTCGCTGCCGTTCTTAAAGTTGCATCATCGTGCGCCAGTCtgttgaaatttttcttttattttaccttttaaaaggataaaatgCCGTAATGGGATTTTTCCGCTACCTTAGTTTTTAGAACACCTCACGGCTCAGAGTTCACCGTGTttagataaaaataataataataaaacttgtTGTGAAATTGGCTGTAAACTACTTATACCACGCGCTCGCGCACTTGCGTGTGTCGTCGCTGCTCTTCCACATCCTTCCACGCCGATCCACGATCCACGCCAAATACTAAtaatgagagacgactggggacgagtcagagTTGCTCAAGATGGCGACCAACATTTCGGGGATTCCGGTTGTTGACTTCAGCGCGATGAGTTTGCAAAACGAGAGTTCCGTGAGGGAAAATAGTGATGCTGTGAAACAGTTGGCTGATCATGTTCATCAAGCTTTTAGCACGATTGGATTTGTGTACCTCAAAAACCATGGAATTCCACAAGAAAAGGTAGCCTGCAAACACGTATAATTACAGATCACTGTACATGTGCTGTCTTATTTATGTTTAACTAAACCAAATAGATAAAAACCCTGAGGGACTCCCTTATATGAACTCGGTAGGtcagggtagggtttttgcacCTTTTCGGTCTGAAAACGCTTATATTACCTATCGGGTATCCGTATATGGTTTTCGACCCGGCCGCTGGCCCTGGCAATCGATGAAATTCGATAATCGATAAAATCGATGGCAAATTGAGTTTAGTCGGTAGTATTAGGTAGTATTAATATCGCAAGTCAATGAAAATCAAAGATCAAAAGAGTGGTGAGTATCAATTTTCATTGACTTGATCAATTTTTATCGATTATATCGATTGTCAATTGTAggctgcgaacggcagacgtttctcctcgttcATCACCGTTGACAGgtgtttcgcgaggaggaacgtctgcgactcagcaacagaaattccatactgatgatgcaaaaTCTGTCTGAAATCCAGTCAGAAGCGCTAATTGGTCGACAGagtagtttcattgttttgctgttgttaacaaatgacagacaaaagacaaaaggcccgCAAAGGTCAAATATAACcgcgatgaatctctaacaaaacagtcaatatttgtggaatgtaGTATTCTCTAGAAGTAACATTTGAGTTTTGCTAGAACtcattcgcagatgaacacaacgttttaccaaaatcgaccaggagaaacgtaaaagggaacaaatttgcatttggaaccctatgactaccggatttattatgcaaacattgatttacgtcatcagtatggaattcctgccgctgagtcgcagacgttcctcctcgtgaaacgtccctcagcagcgatgagcaaggagaaacgtctgccatTTGCAGGCTATTGCCAATGGGGAAACCGGTCGTTTTGATGCAAGTTGTTAACTTCAAGTATAGTTTggcgtgaacaagaaaaacattttgggtgaatattatttgttctttaagccaagtatGTGGTACCACTATTACACCTCAACTGAATTATAAACTTGTATCAAAACAACCAGTAACCGTCAATGGTAATCGATTAATAATGATTTCAGACACATCTGAGCTACGTATTGATTACTAAGAGTCTTACctactgtaatttttttctcttcctaaAAAGAGACGTGTCATTCAATTGCTGCTTTTCCTCTAAATGTGTCAAAAGTACAACAAACTTGAAAGTGTGTTGAAAACTTTCTTAATAAAGTCTGGAGCGTTCATTTCACAAGTCATTTGACAACTCACAATACTTAAGCAAGACTGACTTGAGTCCATGCAAACAGATGCGTAACGCGCTATTGGGCAGGccttgttctgggtccccaACCAACAGAACGAATTACTGGAAatgtattttgaatttcccttcaacctgatggGCAAATTGGCAAAGGCTTTTTTACAGTGTGACTACTATAACCGGGGCCACCTTGACAAATTTAACCAAtaggattacaggaaaataacaatacattccgagCTAGTCATCTTTACCACAACAACATGAATTGAAATAAACCAATTACAACCTACAGAGTTAGACGTGACCTTACCCGCTGAAGAAAGCctgtgtttcctgagaggtccgtTAGAGCAAATGATGAGCTGAAAAATGTAAACGCTAGTTATATTTTGACTTGAATTCGCATGTTAATGCAAAGCCCAGCAGTTGTGGCAAGGAAATTGCTGGTAGATGAAAAAATAACAGCTTGTGTCAAACAAATGTGTCTCCAGGGTGTTGTATGTAAAgtttcaaatagaaaaaaaaatagtctgGTGAAACATTCTGttttcttcaaaaagatttgcgGTCAACATTTGAATTTTGTGCTTCAagtaatttgttgtttttttatgctGCAGATTGgcccacaaccaactttcttggaatgtattgtttttttttcctgtaatcTGATCAGTTATGATTTAGTCCTTTAGTTtacaaaaattacttttaaaagtgaaacaaagTCTTTCTATGAGCCTACTGGTTCAATAAATGGGTTTTATTATTCCATTTACTAACTAGAATTTGTGTAGTATCTTTCATTTTTGCAGCATTAATATTATATGATAACAGTGATGTTAGATAACTATTTTGCACAAACTCGATTTGTTTCAAAGTTATGTATATTTTACTTTACAGATTGATTCTGTTTTTGAGACATATGATACCTTTTTTAACTTACATGTTCAAGTGAAAGAAAAGTATGCAAAGAAAGAAGGTACTTCTCCAAATGGCTGGGATGCAATTGAAAGAGAGAGGTGGGTGAACATAAGactgtcaatcaatcaatcaatcaatagcCTGCTTAGCAAgtgtttccgtttggtttcggagcaaaaagAGACCGTGGAAGGGGAGTTTCGGTTTTGATCGCGCGAGAAATTAAACAGgaaccaaaaaatgaaagagggagGAGGGGGAGAGGAAGGAAGAAAatgcttgcagacaaacccatttatttaaaaaacctGTGTTCGCTGTGCCTGATTGACTCGGCTAGTCGAACAATATTGAGATGTGTCGATCAAgggtttgtttcatactgatAGGTCATGTATGGTACGTGACATGCATCAATAATTTCCTGCGGTTTTTGTTTACTCTGTTCGGTAAGATTTATCCTCCAaggcaaaaacattttctttaacttaAGGGTAGTAATTtacagattaaaaaaaaaaacaactgaagctacatcaactatagACAactgcattgtgactcagtcaaaATTGCTGATTGGCTCTCCACGCTAACTTCATTAGTTGCCGGGTCAGCTTTGTTCTGAGATGATTTTACAAGAGCACTCTAGTTGTCTGTGCCATAGCGTGAACGGTAAGCTGTTCTGTCTAGCTGAGCTTTGACCTGCATTGATCATTTGAATTCATTGAGATTTCACCACTGATGCCATCCACGCAttccaaaatacaaaaaaaattattttggtttcaCACACACACAAAGTTCATTTCCGCTCCATGAAAAgacaaacattttattgacaACTGATGCCAGCAGCAAATGTCGGTGCATGAACTCAGGCATGACAGGCCAAGTGGCTgattttcaaaatcgaggggtttgtctgcaagcgtttccttcctttcttccccaccccctccccactcttttacttgcgccatttttcgcatggtctttgactcttgttcctcgttctttgctcctaaaccactcagaaacgcttgctacgcaggctaatcaacaaactttatttaaacacagtAAATGGCTCAGCAACCTGGTTTTCAGACGTGGTGTGTGATAATATATtacaattaataaaaattaagactggtgattaactaacaataatTAGCACAAGAATTGACAATTTCATCTGTTCCTATCGACTGTCATAAACGTAACTATCTAGTTTATATGGTAATCAAGACTAATAATATTagtaaaaaaatagtaataatttgaaatacaatataacagcaagaaatgagtcattaaagaaataagataaaaacataataaaaagttatatccTAGGATATCACGAGTTTAAAGCTAGTGAGATCCCCCATCTCGTGTTTTATTTGACAGTGAGACTGTTAACTTAGTAATATGAGACTGTTAACTTAGCAAGCCTTTTGTGGACTATCTCAGCAGGGGTTTTCATTAAACAGTTCTAAAGGGTGGAATGACCAGGTGTCTCTCTCATTTAGGGGTGTCTGCTATGATTATTAGGGAGGGCTTTTTGGTGGATTGAAGAAGTCTCTAGTGGGCATTCATATATTTATCCAGGAGTCTCCCAGTCTCCCATACAGGTCACCTAATCTCACAGATGAAATAGACTTTTAAACGTTTCTGTGGAACATTTAGTTTGGAATTTATCTCGTTTTCTCCCAAAATTCAAAACATCATTTGATTCGTTTTCTGGGGCATTTATGCACGTCAAAATTTCTTCTATAAGTTCCAAATTTTGATGGTCTGTACTGTTTGTAAGACTTCTAATAGTGTCCTAAGTCACACCCATGGTATAATTTGGGGACACAATGGAGTTGTGTTGGGGGTTGGTTAATGGTTGAGAGCTAGCAAAGGAGAGTAAGAAAGTGGTAGAATGCAGAGGAGagaatttcaagattttagatctccagaggttcTCATCCCCTTGCATTATGATAGAAATGCTCATGGGTCAAATTTATTTGGTACAGACCCCACAGGGAAAGCTGCTTCACCAACATAATAATTAAATGATTATGTTGGTGAAGCAGATAACAATAATGTGGTAGAAATTAGGCATCAATTTTGTCAACACAAGAACAAGTAAAAATACATAGTGGTGACATCGAGTTGGTTAAACGCTGAAGAAAGATATTGCTGTCCTTTAAAAGCTCTGTTTTTATGAGGGAAATGGTTTTCATAGTCACAATGATTGTTACATTGTAAGTCCAGACAAATGTTATTGTGACCAGAAGATTCTGATTGTTTCTATGCAACGTAGCTTCCCTGCATTAGGCCCTGTTAGGGTAAACTTTTGACAAGCAAAATGGCGTTGACATAGGAAAGCAGAAATGGCATTTAGTgacacaaagatgggttgaaactgcAACAACCACAGAGAAAAGCGCATACATTGTAATACAATAGTGAAATACCGACAGCAACATGGTTTCCTCCTCAATAAGCAAAACGACAGGCTTTGAAATCCAGACTAGGGATAtaggtacccccccccccccccccctaagaGGGCCTAGCTTCCCTCCTTTTGTTTACTGGCACTACTATTCATAGTTTATGAGTAATACTGTATTGTCAACAAAGGATCACACATTTTTTAATTTACCCAATGCTTTCATAATTATTGAAGGTAAACCATCCTCCCAATACCCCGCCTGCTTAAAATCTGGTCAGTAACAACTGGCGCCATGCTGCAGGTGAAATAAGTCTGCTTTCCCTCTTGACCAATGGCGAAACCAAAcagacttttagaaagtctgtGTTCATAACATCATAGtcttcattatttttataaatctaaaatatgtaataaaataaggCATCGGTAGATGGCTGTGAGAGACATTGTAGGTGGCAATAGACCTGTTTGCCAGCTTTCGTTGAAATCCAAGGTTCGCCACGATAAAGTAttgtatttatttgattaaacgTCCCCTTCAATTAACCACTGCGTGTGGAagcaaaattaccaaaaaaaagcTGCCCTCGAATGAACGCTGCATGTATTGAAAGAATGCGGAGTTTATTCGAGGCGGTCAACTTGGTAATTTACAACATCCACCCGGGCAGACATTTAtgattctatctcagcaaaatgAATTGGAACCTTTCAATTACATAATATTCTCAAATGATTTACACTGTAACTGTTGTCaatgattttaaaattaaactctGCCCATGAGTAAACTCCATGGTGTTTAACagaataaatatggtatttgTTTAATACATATGCTTTTCTGTtttattagttttctattttacCTGTTATATGTATTTTCTTTGAAAGTGCAAAttgtcctgttttttttttcgtagcACTAACCCTGACAGGCCTGGTGATCTTAAAGAATCATTTGATGTGGGAGCTGTCTatgatgaaaattttgtaagTTAATGGCAGTTGTTATGCTAGAAcagaataaaattgaaaaacaagttAATCAGGTTTTGTTCAGCTCacttatttatattattatacattgtactcactatctgtcttctcattggctaagagcctacagctaattttggaaatcagtgatgcctacagattagttagttatctgctagcagataactgactaatctgacTAAGTTTTTTGCTGAAGGTGACAACACCTGAAATCTACCTGAAACATCTAACAGATTCAAGTGTGTGTATGGGACCAaagacctctttcataatggtGGCCTATTAATCCCTTTACAtaatcagcgtgcaaagaaaatcatttttacagcttgccatttgggcaagctgaagctagcagttactagcccaaacgtcatttccGCTAGCCctaaaagctttttgatgagcagaattgatttcacagttcttctgttattcgaattcctcaaaaaaacatcacttgcccgttgggcaagttaaaaacagatttttacTAGCCCaataacaaaatccactagctcTGGGCTGTCGggcactactttctttgcacgctgataaTGATAATTAGCCTTCCCTTCAGATGATGTtccatataattttaccctcaataactcgaacttttttctatttcccttgaaggtttgaattttcgggagtcGACTGTGATTATTACTGGACAtgattattaatattgttaatattatttattaattgatCAACACCTCTTTGTTACAGAACTGGCCTAATACTGATGTGCCAAACTTTCAAGCCAATGTGATGTCTATTTATAAATGTTTATCAGACCTTGCTCTAAGGGTGCTGTCTGTGATGGCTGTTGGCCTTGGATTGGTAAGAAAAACAACGAATAGCAAAAGCTTTCACAGTTTTTCTTACCCCTGTGTTTTTCT
This window encodes:
- the LOC140933518 gene encoding uncharacterized protein, which translates into the protein MATNISGIPVVDFSAMSLQNESSVRENSDAVKQLADHVHQAFSTIGFVYLKNHGIPQEKIDSVFETYDTFFNLHVQVKEKYAKKEGTSPNGWDAIERESTNPDRPGDLKESFDVGAVYDENFNWPNTDVPNFQANVMSIYKCLSDLALRVLSVMAVGLGLNPDAFAYAYEKRGTLLGGTQLRYNFYPMITDITKVKPGQIRCGEHTDYGGITLLIQDEVGGLEVTNIEGQFVPARPMKGTVLVNVADLMERWTADKLKSTVHRVLIPENEIRRRVPRRSLVFFVDPDHEAVITCLDGSNKYPPITSKDWISKKLEETYKY